GAAACTGCCGGCTGAGCGCGCGTCGATCTCTTACGACCTCGAATACGGCCAGGACACTCTGGAAATCCATCGGGACGCGATCAGCAACGGGCACCGCGTCATCATCGCCGACGACTTGCTCGCCACCGGCGGTACCGCGAAAGCGGTGTGCGACCTGGTGGAGGGACTCGGCGGTACAGTCGAAGGGCTCGTGTTCGTCGTTGAGCTCGAGTTCCTGCCCGGCCGAAAGAAGCTTGACGGTTACGACGTGAGGTCGCTAATCAAATATCAGTCGTGAGCCGGTCAGTCGTCAGTGGTCCGTGGTCAAGCGCATTTCAAACCGGAAAGCGCCAACTTACGGTTGGATGAATAACAACTGACAACTGACAACTGACAACTGACCACTGACAGTTGTACCATTCCTGGTTCGTGCTCCCGTAGCTCAGTTGCATAGAGCGCTCGCCTCCTAAGCGAGAGGTCGCGCGTTGGAATCGCGCCGGGGGCACCATTTCAATAAGACATCCAATCAAACTCTTTCGCGACATCTCGCGTCCAAGTGAATACCTGAGTTAAGTTCGTATTCTGACTCGACGAGAATTTGTATGGTTCGAAGTCTCATCGTTATTGCCGTTTTGCTTCTGACTTTGCCCGTGAGGTCGCAGCAGTTGCCGACTCCTCCAGCGCAGCCGGACACTGGGCCAGGCGGGAAACAAAAGCCACATGCAGCTGTGATCAAGAACCGGTATGGGCAGGGTGGCGAAGAATACTGGATCTACGAACCTGATCGGCCAAAGCCGAAGACCGCGCCGGTGGTTGTTTTCCTGCATGGATGGGGCGGTACCAATCCACTGTATTACGGCGCGTGGATCGATCATCTTGTGAAGCGCGGCAACATCGTGGTGTTCCCGCGCTATCAGTCCAGCATCCTGACCAGACGCGAAGACTTTATTCCAAACACACTTGTTGCCGTCAGCGCCGCGTTCGCACGGTTGCAAAGCGAGCCCGGTCACGTGCGGCCTGACTTGAATAAAGTCGCCGCCGTCGGGCATTCACTTGGTGGCGTGCTGGCGGCCAGTTTGGCGGCGTTGGCCGGCGAGAATAAGCTCCCGCAGATCAGGGCCGTGATGGCCATTGAACCTGGTATGACACGCGCTCCGGTGAGCGTCCCAATCGCGGACTTGAGCAAAATTCCGAGTAGCACCTTGCTGCTTTCGATCGCCGGAGACCGCGACAGTCTGGTTGCCGATCACGATGCGAAGAGAATCTATTACGAAACGAAACAAATCTCGGCCGACAACAAAGATTTCGTATTGTTAGTCAGCGACGAACGAGGACGACCCGGTCTGATCGCAGGGCACCGCGCGCCGACAGCGCCTAACGCAGAGTACGACAACGGTGAGGGCGACTTAACGGCAAGACGGTCTGGTCCCCCGGGTGGTTCGGCAAATGATGGCCCGGCACGCATTGATTCCCGAACTCCCATGACCGACGCCATGGATTACTATGGACTCTGGAAACTCTTCGACGGGTTGTGCGATGCCGCCTTCTCGGGAAAGAATCGTCAGTTCGCACTTGGCAACACACCGCAGCAACGCTTTATGGGGAAGTGGAGCGATGGGACGCCGGTGAAGGAACTGGTCGTTACCGACAAGCCGTAAGCTGCGAACCAGGAAATGATTAAAATTCTCGTTTCGCTACTTCTGTTCTGCACGTGTGCTGCCGCGCAGGTCCAGTTCGAGGTGAAGAGTGCGTCAAAGCTTTACGACGTGCGGATCGAAGTTGCCGGATGCGAGGACAAGATCTGCGAGGGCCCCGCGACGTACACGCTCTTCAAAAAGAATCACCGGAGTCCATTTCAAGTCTTCAAGCTTCCTGACACCTCGTTCATGCTTGGCGAAAATGATCAGCCGAGCGCGAACATCACGCGCCTCTCCCAGCAAAGCGCGGTGAGCTTTCCTGATTACAACTTCGACGGCATTGAAGATCTCGCGTTGTGTGACGGACGGAACGGCGGTTACGGAGCGCCCTCGTATCAGATTTATCTGTTTCTGCCGCGCGCCGGACGATTCATCCTAAACGAGGAGTTTACCGAGCTTTCACAAACGGGGCGTCTCGGCGAGCTCGAACGCGATGCGCGGCGCAAGCGTCTGCGCACTTTCAGCAAATCCGGATGTTGCCTGCACATGACCGAGGAATTTGTTGTTCTTAACGACCGGCCGAAGAAGGTCCTGGAAATCGTCGAGGATGCCACGATAGCCGACGAGAAGCGGGTGAAGATTACAACCAAACGACTGGTGGGCGGACGTTGGCGGACCACAACTAAGTACGTTCCGCGAGTCGCACAATAGTCGCACCCAATCCTCCCGCCTCCGGCGGCGCATCAGTCCAATCCAATACGAAGTCAGTTCGCTCCAGCACTGCGCGTACAATCTCGCGTTGCACGCCGATGCCTTTGCCGTGAATGATGCGCACTACGCGCAAACCCTTCGCGTGCGCTTCGAGCAGGTATTCTTCAACGACTGCCTTTACTTGTTTGGGCGGAATCGTGTGCAGATCGAAGACGTCAGTGATCTCGATCACGACGGGTTCGGGGAAAGGGTTGTAGTCGTCTTCGGTCATCTAAAGTCCAAAGCACGAAGTACAAAGCACGAAGTACAACTGCCGCGTTTTGCATTTGCGCGTCGCCGCTCTATAATTTTCCTTGCTATTGCAAGCTATCAAATTCCCGCTGAGTTCGCTGACCTTGATTGAGCAAATCCGAAAAGGAGATCTCCTTTGGCGATTCGTCTGAGCCGGACTTTCGTCTTGCGAAAGCTCCATCAGTTGAGCGGCATCATGCCGCTGGGCTTCTTTCTGCTGGAGCACTTCTATACGAATTCCAAAGCCATCGCCGGCGCCGCCAGTTTCAATAAAGCGGTCGAAGATCTCCAGGCGATTCCGTACATCCTTTTAGTCGAGATCTTCGGCATCTTCATCCCGTTGATCTATCACGCGGTTTACGGCCTGGTCATCACGGCCGAAGCGCGACCCAACAATCTCGCTTATCCATATCCGCGCAACTGGTTCTACACGGTTCAGCGCGTTACCGGCGTCATTCTATTCTTCTTTATCTTGTTTCACGTTCTGAACTTTAGATTTGGAATGATTCCGGGTCTGAACACAGTTTCGGTGGCGCATCATCCCGAGCAGTCGTTCGAGATTGTTTCGCGCGAGTTCCGCATGATTCCAATCTTCATCGTCTACATGGTCGGAATCACGGCGACGGTCTGGCATTTCGCGAACGGTATTTGGCTGTTCCTCGTCGATTGGGGAATTACGATCGGCGAGCGCGCGCAGCGTCTGGCCGGTTACGCCTGTATCGGCTTTGGAGTTGTCCTGCTTTTCGTCGGCATTAACGCCGCAGTCGCATTCATCCGGCCGGGCGGATTGCTGCGCGGAATCTTGTAGCGGTCAAAACGAAAGATGGCTAGTCAAATCAATATTGCAGTTGTCGGGGGCGGCCTCGCCGGTTTGGCGGCGGCGATGAAGATTGCTGAAGCCGGGCACAACGTCGAGTTGTTTTCCGTCGTGCCTGTGAAGCGATCACATTCCGTGTGTGCCCAGGGTGGCATCAACGGCGCCGTCAACACGAAGGGCGAAGGCGATTCGACGTGGGAGCACTTCGACGACACGGTTTACGGCGGCGACTTTCTTGCCAACCAGCCACCGGCAAAAGCGATGTGTGAAATGGCGCCGGCGATCATTTACCTGTTCGATCGCATGGGCGTGCCGTTCTCGCGCACGAACGAAGGCTTATTGGATTTTCGCCGCTTTGGCGGCACGAAGCATCACCGCACAGCCTTCGCGGGAGCTTCGACTGGTCAGCAACTACTCTACGCGCTCGATGAGCAGGTCCGTCGCTACGAAGTCACCGGCAAAGTTAAGAAGTACGAAGGCTGGGAAATGATGTCGCTGGTACTCGACGATCATCAGGTGTGTCGTGGCCTGGTCGCGATGAACCTGCGCTCGCTCGAGCTGAAAGCATTCCCCGCGGACGCTGTCATCATCGCTACCGGCGGTCCCGGACTCATCTTCGGCAAATCAACCAATTCGATGGTTTGCACGGGCAGCGCAGTCGCGGCGTGCTACCAGCAGGGCGCGAAGTATGCGAACGGCGAATTCATCCAGGTGCATCCCACCTCGATCCCCGGCGAAGACAAGTTGCGTCTGATGAGCGAGTCCGCGCGCGGTGAAGGCGGCCGCGTCTGGGTGCCGCGGGGCAAAGGCGACAATCGATCGCCTTCGTCGATCCCTGAGAACGAGCGCTGGTATTTTCTGGAAGAGAAGTACCCGGCTTACGGCAACCTGGTGCCGCGCGACATCGCCACGCGCGAAATTTTCAAAATTTGTCTCGAGGGCTTCGGCGTTAGTGGCGAGAACCAGGTCTTTCTCGATGTAACGCATATCCCGGCTGAAACATTGGATCGCAAGCTCGGCGCGATTCTCGAAATCTACGAGATGTTTGTCGGCGACGATCCGAAACATGTGCCGATGCGCATCTTCCCCGGCGTGCACTACTCGATGGGCGGGCTGTGGGTTGATTTCAAGCAGCACACAAATATTCCCGGATTGCTGGCGGCGGGCGAGTGCGACTACTCGATTCATGGAGCAAACCGTCTCGGAGCGAACTCACTGGTCAGTTGCGTGTATGGCGGTTTCGTCGCGGCGCCGGCGGCGCTCGAATGGGCGAAGAACGTCGAGCGGAACGGCGCAAACGGTTCGCGGATTTACGAACAGGAAACGAAGCGCCAGCAGGAAATTAACGAGGGACTGATAAAGCAGAGCGGAACCGAGAACCAGTACAAGCTGCACGAAGAGATGGGCAAAGTGATGACCGACAACGTCACGGTTATTCGCTACAACGATCGTCTGAAAGCGACGGACGAGAAGTTGCTCGAACTGATGGATCGTTATCAGCGCATCTCGATCAACGACTCGAATCTTTGGGCGACCATGGCTTTGCCGCATGCACGACATTTGGACAATATGCTCGAGCTGGCGCGTGTGATTACGCTGGGCGCCCTCAATCGGAACGAATCGCGCGGCGCGCACTACAAACCTGACTTTCCGGAACGTGATGATGCAAACTGGCTAAAGACGACGATTGCCGAATACTCAGGTGAAGGCCCGGTGTTCTCGTACGATCCGGTGGACGTTTCCCTGATTCAGCCGCGCAAACGCGATTACTCGGCTGATAAGAAAGAAACTGCGGCGGCTTCGGGCTCGCCGCAAAAAGGCGGCGCCCCACAGATTCCGAAGAGTGACATGGAGCAGAAGCCCGGGAACTTAAGCGGACCAACGGGCGACGTCAGGGTTAGTTAGGAATCAATGAGCAAAACAGTCGAGATTCATATCAAACGCCGCGACAATCCCGACGCGCCCGCGCGCTGGGAGGAGTTCGAGATTCCTTACCGCAAGAATCTCAACGTCATCTCGTGCCTGATGGAGATTCGCAAGAATCCGGTCACCAGACAGGGCAAGCAAACAACGCCGCCGTCGTGGGACATGAATTGTCTCGAACAGGTTTGCGGTATCTGCACAATGGTGATCAATGGCCGCGCGCGACAATCATGCTCGGCGCTCGTTGATAACCTCGATCAGCCGATTAAGCTCGAACCGATGTCGAAATTCCCGAACGTGCGCGACTTGGTCGTCGATCGCTCGCAGATGTTCGATCACTTGAAACGCGTGCATGCCTGGGTCGAACTCGACGGCAGTCACGACCTCGGCCCCGGCCCGCGCATGGATCAGGAAGACGTGATGGAGCGCTACGCGTATTCGCGCTGCATGACCTGTGGTTGCTGCCTCGAAGCCTGTCCGCAGTACGATGGCGACAACTACATCGGCCCGCAGGCGATCGCGCAGGTGCGCCTCTTCAATATGCATCCGAGCGGCGCGATGGATCGCGAAGAGCGTCTGGAAGCGTTGATGGGCGACGACGGCATCACGAACTGCGGCAACGCGCAGAATTGCGTGAAAGCCTGTCCGATGAATATCCCGCTCACCCGAGCGATCTATGAAGAGAACCGCGAGACCGTCGTGCACGGTTTGTTCGGTTGGCTAAAGAAATAATCTCTCCAATTTACCGCTTGACGCTGCGCTGACGTTTCGCTATTAACGTCGAGCGCAACCTAAGAATCCGTCACCGGACGCGCATAAGCAGAAGTTGAAGATGAAAGAGGCTGGTAGTCTCTTTTCTTCTCTCTCGTGCTTCCGGTCAGCTCTTGGTTCCGTGTCTATCTTGCCGGTGAGGAAAGCC
The window above is part of the Pyrinomonadaceae bacterium genome. Proteins encoded here:
- a CDS encoding adenine phosphoribosyltransferase, giving the protein MDDLKKLIREVPDFPKPGINFYDITTLLKHPEGLRKTVDALAAEYEGTKIDAVIGIEARGFIFAPALAYHLGSGFVPVRKPKKLPAERASISYDLEYGQDTLEIHRDAISNGHRVIIADDLLATGGTAKAVCDLVEGLGGTVEGLVFVVELEFLPGRKKLDGYDVRSLIKYQS
- a CDS encoding alpha/beta hydrolase, producing the protein MVRSLIVIAVLLLTLPVRSQQLPTPPAQPDTGPGGKQKPHAAVIKNRYGQGGEEYWIYEPDRPKPKTAPVVVFLHGWGGTNPLYYGAWIDHLVKRGNIVVFPRYQSSILTRREDFIPNTLVAVSAAFARLQSEPGHVRPDLNKVAAVGHSLGGVLAASLAALAGENKLPQIRAVMAIEPGMTRAPVSVPIADLSKIPSSTLLLSIAGDRDSLVADHDAKRIYYETKQISADNKDFVLLVSDERGRPGLIAGHRAPTAPNAEYDNGEGDLTARRSGPPGGSANDGPARIDSRTPMTDAMDYYGLWKLFDGLCDAAFSGKNRQFALGNTPQQRFMGKWSDGTPVKELVVTDKP
- a CDS encoding Smr/MutS family protein, translating into MTEDDYNPFPEPVVIEITDVFDLHTIPPKQVKAVVEEYLLEAHAKGLRVVRIIHGKGIGVQREIVRAVLERTDFVLDWTDAPPEAGGLGATIVRLAERT
- a CDS encoding succinate dehydrogenase cytochrome b558 subunit codes for the protein MAIRLSRTFVLRKLHQLSGIMPLGFFLLEHFYTNSKAIAGAASFNKAVEDLQAIPYILLVEIFGIFIPLIYHAVYGLVITAEARPNNLAYPYPRNWFYTVQRVTGVILFFFILFHVLNFRFGMIPGLNTVSVAHHPEQSFEIVSREFRMIPIFIVYMVGITATVWHFANGIWLFLVDWGITIGERAQRLAGYACIGFGVVLLFVGINAAVAFIRPGGLLRGIL
- the sdhA gene encoding succinate dehydrogenase flavoprotein subunit produces the protein MASQINIAVVGGGLAGLAAAMKIAEAGHNVELFSVVPVKRSHSVCAQGGINGAVNTKGEGDSTWEHFDDTVYGGDFLANQPPAKAMCEMAPAIIYLFDRMGVPFSRTNEGLLDFRRFGGTKHHRTAFAGASTGQQLLYALDEQVRRYEVTGKVKKYEGWEMMSLVLDDHQVCRGLVAMNLRSLELKAFPADAVIIATGGPGLIFGKSTNSMVCTGSAVAACYQQGAKYANGEFIQVHPTSIPGEDKLRLMSESARGEGGRVWVPRGKGDNRSPSSIPENERWYFLEEKYPAYGNLVPRDIATREIFKICLEGFGVSGENQVFLDVTHIPAETLDRKLGAILEIYEMFVGDDPKHVPMRIFPGVHYSMGGLWVDFKQHTNIPGLLAAGECDYSIHGANRLGANSLVSCVYGGFVAAPAALEWAKNVERNGANGSRIYEQETKRQQEINEGLIKQSGTENQYKLHEEMGKVMTDNVTVIRYNDRLKATDEKLLELMDRYQRISINDSNLWATMALPHARHLDNMLELARVITLGALNRNESRGAHYKPDFPERDDANWLKTTIAEYSGEGPVFSYDPVDVSLIQPRKRDYSADKKETAAASGSPQKGGAPQIPKSDMEQKPGNLSGPTGDVRVS
- the sdhB gene encoding succinate dehydrogenase iron-sulfur subunit; its protein translation is MSKTVEIHIKRRDNPDAPARWEEFEIPYRKNLNVISCLMEIRKNPVTRQGKQTTPPSWDMNCLEQVCGICTMVINGRARQSCSALVDNLDQPIKLEPMSKFPNVRDLVVDRSQMFDHLKRVHAWVELDGSHDLGPGPRMDQEDVMERYAYSRCMTCGCCLEACPQYDGDNYIGPQAIAQVRLFNMHPSGAMDREERLEALMGDDGITNCGNAQNCVKACPMNIPLTRAIYEENRETVVHGLFGWLKK